From one Brassica napus cultivar Da-Ae unplaced genomic scaffold, Da-Ae ScsIHWf_2889;HRSCAF=3673, whole genome shotgun sequence genomic stretch:
- the LOC125602529 gene encoding 60S ribosomal protein L29-1, whose translation MAKSKNHTAHNQSAKAHKNGIKKPRRHRHTPTRGMDPKFLRNQRYARKHNVKSGENATTED comes from the exons ATGGCCAAGTCGAAGAATCACACGGCGCATAACCAGTCGGCTAAGGCCCACAAGAACGGAATCAAGAAGCCAAGGAGGCACCGTCACACTCCCACCAGAGGG ATGGATCCTAAGTTCTTGAGGAACCAGAGGTACGCAAGGAAGCACAACGTCAAGAGCGGCGAGAATGCCACCACTGAAGATTAA